From Motacilla alba alba isolate MOTALB_02 chromosome 4A, Motacilla_alba_V1.0_pri, whole genome shotgun sequence, one genomic window encodes:
- the LOC119694958 gene encoding endothelin receptor type B-like, protein MSTPAPSFAVLSSAGPIPFPTALAIVLSCVFSGAHSQTPRALQESTVPLEVLGQEQPRSLVQPGLLRGVPASNASDSVPGSRPSEPPLLPVCARPADIRHVFKYINTIVSCTIFVVGIIGNSTLLRIIYKNKCMRNGPNVLIASLALGDLLYILIALPINVYKLLAKDWPFGVQVCKLVPFIQKASVGITVLSLCALSIDRYRAVASWSRIQGIGIPMWKAVEVLLIWAVAIVLAVPEAIAFDMVELSYWEQHLWVCMLASEQKSRFMRFYRDVKDWWLFGFYFCLPLVCTGIFYTLMSCEMLSKRNGMRIALNDHMKRRREVAKTVFCLVVIFALCWLPLHLSRILKKTIYDQTDPNRCELLSFLLVMDYFGINMASLNSCINPVALYFVSRKFKNCFQSCLCCWCQRPALSITPTDEKGSVGKWKATGQELGLDRSSSRLSNKYSSS, encoded by the exons ATGAGCACTCCTGCCCCCAGCTTCGCTGTCCTCTCCTCAGCAGGGCCAATCCCATTCCCCACCGCTCTGGCCATCGTCCTGAGCTGCGTCTTCTCCGGGGCGCACAGCCAGACCCCTCGGGCCCTCCAGGAGAGCACCGTgcccctggaggtgctgggccaggagcagccccgcaGCCTGGTGCAGCCCGGGCTGCTGCGGGGCGTGCCGGCGTCCAACGCGTCGGACAGCGTTCCCGGGAGCCGCCCCTCGGAGCCGCCGCTGCTGCCCGTGTGTGCCCGGCCCGCCGACATCCGCCACGTCTTCAAGTACATCAACACCATCGTGTCCTGCACCATCTTCGTCGTGGGCATCATCGGCAACTCCACGCTGCTGCGCATCATCTACAAGAACAAGTGCATGAGGAACGGCCCCAACGTGCTCATcgccagcctggccctgggggacCTGCTCTACATCCTCATCGCGCTGCCCATCAACGTCTACAAG ctcctggccAAGGACTGGCCCTTCGGGGTGCAGGTCTGCAAGCTGGTGCCCTTCATCCAGAAAGCCTCCGTGGGCATCACAGTGCTCAGCCTCTGCGCCCTCAGCATcgacag GTACCGAGCAGTGGCGTCCTGGAGCCGGATCCAGGGCATTGGGATTCCCATGTGGAAGGCCGTGGAGGTGCTGCTGATCTGGGCAGTGGCCATcgtgctggcagtgcccgaggccatCGCCTTCGACATGGTGGAGCTGAGCTACTGGGAGCAGCACCTGTGGGTGTGCATGCTGGCCTCGGAGCAGAAATCCCGCTTCATGAGG TTCTACCGGGATGTGAAGGACTGGTGGCTTTTTGGCTTCTATTTCTGCCTGCCCTTGGTGTGCACAGGCATCTTCTACACCCTCATGTCCTGTGAGATGCTGAGCAAGAGGAACGGGATGAGGATCGCTCTGAATGACCACATGAAACGG CGCCGGGAGGTGGCCAAGACCGTGTTCTGCCTGGTGGTGATCTTCGCgctctgctggctgcccctgcacctCAGCCGCATCCTCAAGAAGACCATCTACGACCAGACGGACCCCAACCGCTGTGAGCTGCTCAG CTTCCTCCTGGTGATGGATTATTTTGGGATCAACATGGCCTCTCTCAACTCCTGCATCAACCCCGTGGCTCTGTACTTTGTCAGCCGGAAATTCAAGAACTGCTTCCAG tcctgcctgtgctgctggtgccagaggCCGGCCCTGAGCATCACTCCTACGGATGAGAAGGGATCTGTTGGGAAGTGGAAAGCCacggggcaggagctggggctggaccGGAGCAGCTCCCGCCTGAGCAACAAGTACAGCTCTTCCTAA
- the LOC119694961 gene encoding DNA-directed RNA polymerases I and III subunit RPAC2-like: MAGSGGAPALETIQADGTDGNCVTFVLHDEDHTLGNSLRYMVMKNPDVEFCGYCITHPSESKINFRIQTRGALPAVEPFRKGLNDLMGVCQHVLNTFERSMKEFRAQKEEEMQ, encoded by the exons ATggccggcagcggcggcgcgCCCGCGCTGGAAACC ATCCAGGCGGATGGGACGGACGGGAACTGCGTCACGTTCGTGCTGCACGACGAGGATCACACCCTGGGCAACTCCCTGCGCTACATGGTCATGAAGAA CCCTGACGTGGAGTTCTGTGGCTACTGCATCACACACCCCTCAGAAAGCAAGATCAACTTCAGGATCCAGACCAGAG GGGCCCTTCCTGCTGTGGAGCCATTCCGGAAAGGGCTGAATGACCTGATGGGTGTTTGCCAACACGTGCTCAACACCTTTGAG agGAGCATGAAGGAGTTCAGGGcacagaaggaggaggagatgcaGTAG